The Geobacter sp. AOG2 genome includes a window with the following:
- the pheT gene encoding phenylalanine--tRNA ligase subunit beta translates to MNVTYNWLKEFVDFDLTPDQLADLLTMLGLEVERMEKLGEGMDDVVVAVVEEKRQHPNADKLSLCRVNNGTEVLDVVCGAQNFKQGDTVALAKIGATLPGDFKIKRSKIRGEESCGMLCSEKELGLAAESAGIMVLNAGLTLGTPVFAALGLKDTLFEIGLTPNRADCLSVVGVAREIAAKLGKKVRCPEIALNEAVEPVDKSISVTIEDAEYCPRYAARYLGGCRIAPSPEWLVKRLNAIGVRSINNVVDVTNLVMMELGQPLHAFDCDRLARQRIVVRRAGDGELFTTLDSQQRILSGDDLVICDAERPVALAGIMGGENSEIADTTTNILLESAWFLPSAIRKTSKRLGLHTESSHRFERGVDIGGVTRALDRAAALIGELAGGRVAKGCLDVYPGKREPAAIPFRPERANALIGIELPHEEIIAILERLECAVGKLSTGALTVTPPSYRIDIEREVDLVEEIARMNGFDRIPATLPRAQVVSDRPTRHQQMEKSVRDALVEHGMNEIINFSFTAPGAADKLLLAADDPRRSTIRLANPLVDEQSVMRTTLLPGVLETVARNVSFRSLDLKLFEMRRVYLPSQGDDMPREPLYVVGALTGSRDGLGWSRTNEPVDFYDAKGIMENLLDLLGVGNVKWVADTPDPFYHPGKSCSIMAGRERIGSVGELHPTVQENFGLDKPVYCFELDFEKVLILTRQKRTISAPSRFPDSTRDIAMLAPVELPVEKIIECIHGVKAKEVEKIDIFDLYLGNGIPEGCKSVAIRIRYRSYERTLTDDEIGKLHGKIVDTLVNKVKVSIR, encoded by the coding sequence CGGACAAGCTCTCCTTGTGCCGGGTGAACAACGGCACCGAGGTTCTGGACGTGGTATGCGGCGCCCAGAACTTCAAGCAGGGCGATACGGTCGCTTTGGCCAAGATCGGGGCAACGCTCCCCGGCGATTTTAAAATCAAGCGCTCCAAGATCCGTGGCGAAGAGTCCTGCGGCATGCTCTGTTCAGAAAAGGAGTTGGGTCTGGCCGCGGAAAGCGCCGGTATCATGGTTCTGAATGCGGGCCTCACACTCGGTACACCGGTTTTTGCCGCCCTGGGTCTGAAGGACACCCTGTTTGAGATCGGTCTGACCCCCAACCGCGCCGATTGCCTCAGCGTCGTGGGCGTTGCCCGCGAAATCGCCGCCAAGCTGGGCAAAAAGGTCCGTTGTCCCGAGATCGCCCTTAACGAGGCGGTTGAACCCGTGGATAAGAGCATCAGTGTGACGATCGAAGACGCCGAATACTGCCCCCGCTATGCCGCGCGCTACCTGGGTGGTTGCCGCATAGCGCCATCCCCGGAATGGCTGGTGAAACGGCTTAATGCCATTGGCGTACGGTCGATCAATAACGTTGTGGACGTCACCAACCTGGTGATGATGGAACTGGGACAGCCCCTGCATGCCTTTGATTGCGACCGCCTCGCCCGACAGCGGATTGTTGTGCGCCGTGCCGGCGACGGAGAACTGTTCACGACCCTTGACAGTCAGCAGCGTATCCTCTCTGGGGATGACTTGGTCATCTGTGACGCCGAGCGTCCGGTTGCCCTGGCCGGCATCATGGGTGGCGAAAACTCAGAAATTGCGGATACCACCACGAATATCCTTTTGGAAAGCGCCTGGTTTCTTCCGTCAGCCATCCGTAAGACCAGCAAGAGGCTTGGCCTGCACACCGAATCCTCACACCGTTTCGAGCGAGGTGTGGATATCGGTGGCGTGACGCGTGCGCTTGACCGTGCAGCGGCATTGATCGGAGAGTTGGCTGGTGGACGTGTGGCCAAGGGGTGCCTGGATGTCTATCCCGGCAAACGTGAGCCGGCAGCAATTCCGTTTCGTCCGGAACGAGCTAACGCCTTGATCGGGATAGAGTTGCCTCACGAAGAGATCATTGCCATCCTTGAACGGCTCGAATGCGCGGTTGGGAAACTCTCCACAGGGGCACTGACGGTAACGCCGCCCAGCTACCGGATCGACATCGAACGCGAGGTCGACCTGGTCGAGGAGATCGCCCGCATGAACGGATTCGACCGGATTCCCGCGACTCTGCCAAGGGCGCAGGTGGTGTCGGATCGTCCGACACGACACCAGCAGATGGAGAAAAGCGTCAGGGATGCCCTTGTCGAACACGGCATGAACGAGATTATCAACTTCAGCTTCACTGCACCGGGGGCTGCCGATAAGCTGCTACTCGCCGCGGATGATCCACGCCGCAGCACGATCCGTCTGGCTAATCCACTGGTGGACGAGCAGTCGGTCATGAGGACCACCCTCTTGCCCGGGGTTCTTGAAACGGTCGCCCGCAATGTCAGCTTCCGCTCTCTCGATCTGAAACTCTTTGAGATGCGCCGTGTGTATCTACCCAGCCAGGGGGATGATATGCCGCGTGAACCGCTGTATGTGGTGGGAGCCCTGACCGGCTCCCGCGACGGACTGGGGTGGAGCCGCACCAATGAGCCGGTTGATTTTTATGATGCCAAAGGGATCATGGAAAACCTGCTCGACCTGTTGGGTGTCGGCAATGTGAAATGGGTGGCCGATACACCTGACCCGTTCTATCATCCCGGCAAATCTTGCAGTATTATGGCAGGCAGGGAGCGGATCGGTTCAGTCGGGGAGTTGCACCCTACGGTTCAGGAAAATTTTGGCTTGGACAAGCCTGTCTATTGTTTTGAACTCGATTTTGAAAAGGTGCTGATCCTTACACGTCAGAAGCGGACCATCTCGGCTCCATCCCGTTTTCCCGACAGCACCCGGGACATCGCCATGTTGGCCCCTGTGGAACTGCCGGTGGAAAAAATCATCGAGTGCATCCATGGTGTCAAGGCCAAAGAGGTTGAAAAAATTGATATTTTTGATCTGTATCTCGGCAATGGAATCCCGGAGGGGTGCAAAAGCGTCGCCATCCGTATCCGGTACCGCTCATATGAACGTACCCTCACGGATGACGAGATCGGAAAACTGCACGGAAAGATTGTCGACACCCTTGTGAATAAGGTAAAAGTATCAATAAGATAA
- a CDS encoding integration host factor subunit alpha produces the protein MTKADIVERIHQKIGFSKKESAEMVETVFSILKSTLEDGEKIKIAGFGNFVVKRKADRRGRNPQTGETITINARRILTFKPSQVLKNAINSATKEGK, from the coding sequence ATGACCAAAGCCGACATCGTAGAAAGAATTCACCAGAAGATTGGCTTCTCGAAAAAGGAATCCGCTGAAATGGTCGAAACCGTTTTCAGTATCCTGAAGAGTACTTTGGAGGATGGCGAAAAGATCAAGATAGCAGGTTTCGGCAATTTCGTTGTCAAGCGGAAAGCTGACCGGAGGGGGCGTAATCCCCAGACAGGCGAGACCATAACCATCAACGCTCGGCGCATCCTTACCTTCAAGCCGAGTCAGGTTCTCAAAAACGCTATCAACTCTGCAACGAAAGAGGGCAAATAA
- a CDS encoding MerR family transcriptional regulator, translated as MGTTFPDKLYYKIGEVAQMVGVRTSVLRFWETEFTFLKPEKSTTGQRLYSKREVDLILLVRRLLYDEKFTIEGVKKRITPKGKVISEDEQPPAAPTEKHLLLLRDIRDELLLLRKQM; from the coding sequence ATGGGCACCACCTTCCCCGACAAACTGTACTACAAGATCGGCGAGGTTGCTCAAATGGTGGGCGTCAGGACATCGGTTCTTCGCTTCTGGGAGACTGAGTTCACGTTTCTAAAGCCGGAAAAGAGTACAACAGGGCAACGGCTATATTCCAAGCGGGAAGTAGATTTAATCCTTCTGGTACGTCGGTTGCTCTACGACGAGAAATTTACCATTGAAGGTGTAAAAAAACGGATAACCCCCAAGGGTAAGGTCATCTCTGAAGATGAACAACCCCCGGCAGCCCCCACGGAGAAGCATCTCTTGCTGTTACGGGACATCAGGGATGAGCTTTTGCTCTTGCGGAAGCAGATGTAG